GCAGTTCGCTGGCGAGATGGAAGGCATCGAAGCCCAGCAGGAGCGCATCGCTGATGAACAGACGCTGGTTGCTGCGATTCCCATGATGGCCGCGTGGCGTGGCGTAATAGTCGATGGCATTGAGCAAGCTCGGATCAGCGACCCCCGCAGCCTGCGCTTCCTCAGGACTGGGCAGCCAGGCAACGCGGCGCCGCTCCTGGCCCCGCGCCTCGGCTGTGCGCTGGCGGCCGACCGCCACCAGCATCTCCTCGACGGCGCCGGCCTGCGGCTGCATGCGCCGGAAGGCCGTGCCGATATCGTTGGCAACGACCGTGCCTACCGCCTTGAACCTGCGCTCGATCAGCGCCGCATTCACGGCATAGCCGCCTCCGGCGCAGATGCCGAGCAGGCCGATCGCTTCTTCGTCGACGAAGGGCTGCGTTACCAGGAAGTCGACGGCGCAGCGGATGTCCTCGACACGCACGGCCGGATTTTCGGCATCTCGCGGCAAACCGCCGCTCTCGCCCTGGCAGGACGGATCGAACACGAGGCTCAGGTAACCGCGCTGCGCCAGCTTCTGCGCGTAAGTCGCACCGGCCTGCTCCTTGACGCTGCTGCCGGGGCCGACCACCACGATGGAAGGGTAGGTCCCGTCTTCGCGGAAGCCCGGAGGCAGGCGCAGATCGCCGACGATGTCCGTGCCATTGTTCTTGAAGGTAATACGTCGACATTCCACCGTCATGATGTCCTCCTCGGTATGCGTGGGAATATACCCCGTCCGATCACACCTCGGTAGCGACCGGTGCAGC
This genomic window from Massilia sp. KIM contains:
- a CDS encoding alpha/beta hydrolase, which gives rise to MTVECRRITFKNNGTDIVGDLRLPPGFREDGTYPSIVVVGPGSSVKEQAGATYAQKLAQRGYLSLVFDPSCQGESGGLPRDAENPAVRVEDIRCAVDFLVTQPFVDEEAIGLLGICAGGGYAVNAALIERRFKAVGTVVANDIGTAFRRMQPQAGAVEEMLVAVGRQRTAEARGQERRRVAWLPSPEEAQAAGVADPSLLNAIDYYATPRGHHGNRSNQRLFISDALLLGFDAFHLASELLVQPLQVIVGGKLGTTFSHEAGKALWERARNRRDFVVIDGADHYDMYDKPEYVDEAIAHLAAMYDDCLRPTGARVRDAS